TTCGGGACTTGTTGCAGGGAGCCCAAGCGCATGCGGTGTTGCAGCCAGTCGGATCCGCTGGGTCGTTCCTCAAGGGGCTCAGGCACGGTCCACTGCACATGTCCGCGCAGGTGAAGCAGCTCTCGTCGCTGTAGGGCTGCGCGGGCGTGGTCGACGTCGTTTAGCAGGGCTTGAAGGCGCAAGCTGATCGCATGGGGGGCTTCGCTGCACAGGGCTTCAAAGGCTTCGTCCTGACTCAGTTGCCTCTCGGCTGCGAGTTCTGAGGTGAGCAGAAGCAGCAATTGCCCCAGCTGCAGGGTGAGCGTGCCCTTGAGTTTTTCTGGTTCTCGGCGGGCAAGGCCATCAAGAGCCACGAGCAATTCCTGCTGCAGCATCCGTTCTCGGCCGTCATTGCCACAGGTGCGTTCAATCAGCGCGGCAATGGCCGGGCTGGAAGCCGGGGCGCTGAGACGGGAGTCGCTGGTGTAGTTCCTTCCCACCACCACTTGCTTTTGGCGGCTGAGTAGGTCGATCACAGCATCCTCAAGCTGAGGATGGACCTGCCCCATTGCACCTGCACAGCGGCGTGCCACATTCCAGTCACCCTGGCTCAGCCCGCGGTGGTAGATCTCCTCCAGCAGGGTGACCAGCTCAATCGGTGTGCCTTGAGGGCCACTGAGAATCGCTCGAGGCCCCAGTTGGCGCTTGAGCAGTTCAAGCACTTCGGCTTGTTCTCGGAGCGAGTGGCTGCTCCAGAGGCGATTGCGGAGCTGAGCGAGGGGGATGTCATCGAGCTCCTGCTCCTGGGCTGCGGTGAGGTCGCTGAAGTCGGTGGAGTCTTGTAGGTAGCGCGCTGCATTGCTCCGTTGCTGGGCGTTGCTCTTGGCAGTCGTGGTGGGCAGCGTCACCCACTGAGCGCTGAGAGAGAGTGTTTCAAGGTCGCTGAAGCAAACAGGAACATCCTCGATGCGTCCGGATTGCAGACGCGTGGTGAGATCGACCAGCAGCTCAGGGTTGTTCTCAAGAAGGTTGGCTTCCACTGGGATCAGCAAGAGCGGTGAACCTTCACCGCGCCAGTGCCGCTGCAGCAGGTGCAGTTCATTGATGACCGTTTCCATGAGCTGGCGTGGGTCATGACTGACGAAAAAGGTGTCTTCTTCCAACACGGCCGGTAGGACGGCAAGCTGCTCGTCGCCCTGGCGGTAGAGGCGGGCTGTGTCCGAGGTGTCGGCTCGGAGCATCGGCTGACCGCTCAAGCGCAGAGCTTCATCTGCCCCGACGGCGCCGAGGCGATCGTTGAGGTTGCTGGATGGCACCACCTGGATCGGGCAGGCCTGTGGATCGCTGACCGGGAGCCCTCGTGCCTTGAGTTCAGCGGCGAGGGAGCTGTTGGTGGGTGCAAGGGCCACCAGAACCTGTTCGGCGCCGATCTCGGCGGGGAATCGGCGGCCGCAGGGATCCAAGTCCCCTGGCTCGATCAGTCCTGCCATCAGCATGTCCCCCAGCCAGGCAAGGCTCTGGGTCCAAAGCAAAGGCACGTTCTCGTTGGCTAGGCGTTGTTGGCTTCCTGGTGCCCGTCGTTCCAGTTCCACCGCACTGTCTGGGACCAGATAGAGCTCGGGGTAGAGCTGCTGTCCATGGCGTTCGACCTGCAGGATTTTGAGCCGTTCTTGCCAGTAATGCGCGTCGGTCCAACGCTCTTCGCAGCAGGCTGTCAGCTGCTCATAGGCCAAAAAAAGAGGCCATTCCGATTCCACGCCTTCGAAATTCACGAGTTCGGCCCGTTCGTAATGCAGCCGACTGACGTCTTCGACAACGGTTTGATGGCCGTCGCGGCGGAAGCGTTTGTATCCATAGGGGCCACCGAGCTCGCGGCGGATGCGTTGGACGGTTCGCTCCACCAGCTCGTGCTCTTCCACCGCCCAGGCTGGGTAGCCGATGATCGAGAGACAGGCGCTGTCGACCTCCTTGCTGGCGGATTCCCTGGGCAGAAGTCCTTGCAGGGCCCGACGCAAGCGGACGACAGCCCCTTGCGGCACCAGCACCTGCACCGATCCATCCCCGTGGGAGCTGAAAAGATCCACGCCATCAAGGGCCTCAAGTGCCGCTTTGGCCATGCCAATGGAACTGGCGTTGCGTTCGGGCAAGCCTTGATTCCCCTTGTCTCCCCGCTCCCAAATTCCGTAGTCGGGCACTCGGTAGGCCCGGGCTACGTAGTAGACGAGGTTTTGGATGAACGCCACTTCATGGCGATTGCGAATCACGGCGAGACCGCCGCGGCTGAGTTGAGCGAGCTGCAATAAGAACAGCGATGTCGCATCTAGTTGCAGATGTCCCCAGCCGTCATCGGCCACAACCTGATCGCCATTGGCGCTGTTGTATTTGGCATGCAGGGCGTCGAGCGGATCGAGGCTGTACTTGAAGCGCTCCACTTTTGAGGCTTGGCGCATCATGCTGTTAAGCAAGCCGCGCATCAGCCCCAGAACCCGTTGTTCGAGTTCCCAGCTGCGTTGGCTGCTGCCTCCGTGAAGGCGACGATGGGCGATCGCCAGGCCCCAAACGCACTGAATCGAGTACACGCAATCGCGAACCCAGGCGTCTCCGTAGTTTCCGTGCACGGTGTTTGCCGTGCTCGCTGGAAGCAATCCGCTCACGGGATGCTGACGTTCTAAGACCACCGCTTCGATGGCCAGATCCAGGCTCTTTAGTTTTTCAAGGCGTAGCTCGTGCTGCTCCTGAGGGGTCGGATGCGACAAAACCGTGGCCTTCCAAGCGACCGGATCTAGATTCTCGCTCGCAGTCGATTTAGGGATGGACATCACCAGCATCGGTCCGCGTGATCAACGTCGCTTCCAAGTGCTGGGGGTGCCAGTCGATGCTTGTCGCGATGTCACGGCAGCAGCCATCGGTGTGCATGCCGACGGGGGAGGTCAGCTCGTGACCCTGAATGCCGAAATGACGATGGCGGCACGTGCCAACCCACGCTTAGGCGCCGTGATTGCTGACGCCGATCTGGTGGTCCCCGACGGTGCAGGCGTTGTTTGGGCTCTTCGTTTGCAGGGTGTCCGGGTTCGCCGAAGCCCTGGCATTGAACTGGCGTGGGACTTGTTGGCTTATGCCGAGGCCCATGGTTGGTCGGTGGCGCTCGTGGGGGCTGCGCCGCAGGTCATGGAGCGCCTGTGTGATCGCTTGGTGGTGGAGCGGCCTGAATTGCGCCTGGTGCTGGCGCAACATGGCTATCTCAGCGAGGAGAAATGGCCTCAGCTGGAAGCCAACTTGTGCAAGCTGAACCCAGATTTGGTGCTTGTTGCTCTTGGCGTTCCCCGTCAAGAAGTTTGGACTCAGCGCTTGAAAGCCACGCAAACCGGCATCTGGATGGGTGTGGGTGGCAGCTTTGATGTCTGGGCTGGCCTCAAGGAACGGGCACCACGATGGGCCAGCCATTTCCAGGTGGAATGGCTTTACAGGCTTTTGCAGGAACCAAGCCGTTGGAGGCGTTATCTCGCCCTACCCCAGTTTGTTTGGGCTGTTTTGGTCAGCGGAAGCCGACGGAAGCCTGCCAAACAAAAGCAAGCAACAGGAAGAACAAGGGAATGATCGGCAGGATGTCGATCAGCGGACCAAAGGCTTGATAGGCCTCAGGTAGCTGGGCCAGCAAATCGAGGGTGTAAGCAGCCATCCCGGCGAATTCAGGGTCGGAGCACGGACGCTACCACGTGTGATGGGCTCTGGAGCTCGGCTCCCACGGAGCGAAATCCTCTGAAAAGCAACCATCACGAATGGCTTGCCCCATGGCGGTGGTGAATCGGATCAGATGGGTGAGGTTATGGAGACTCAAGAGTGTGAGTCCGAGCAGTTCCTCACTACGGATCAGATGGTTCAGGTAGGCACGGGTGTGATGGCGGCAGGCCGTGCATGGGCAGCTTGCGTCTAAAGGGGTGTGGTCGTGCCGGAACCGAGCATTGCGCAGGTTCCAGCGCTCGCCTCCCACCAAGGCGGTGCCATGTCTGCCGAGACGGGTGGGCAGAACGCAATCAAACAGGTCAATCCCATTGGCAACGGCGACGGCCATCTCGCGCAGGGTGCCAATGCCCATCAGGTAGCGGGGGCGATCCGCGGGTAACAGGGGTGTGACCTGACGCACGATCTGATGCATCTCCTCCACCGGTTCGCCAACGCTGACGCCGCCGATGGCGATGCCGGGCAGGTTGAAGTCCGCCACCGTGCGTGCGCTGAGATCGCGAAGGTGGGGAAAACAACCCCCCTGCACAATCCCGAAGAGGGCTTGGTCGTCGCGTTGATGGGCGTCTGCACAGCGGCCCAGCCAGGCGTGAGTGCGCCGACAAGCTTCCGCAACATCGTTCTCGCTGGCTGGATAGGGCGGACATTGATCGAAGGCCATGGCCACATCGGCGCCAAGGCGCATTTGGATCTGCATCGACCGCTCGGGGGTCAGCAAGATTCGGCTGCCGTTGCGAGGGTTGCGGAAGTCGACCCCTTCATCGTCAATCCGGTTGAGATCGCCAAGGCTGAACACCTGGAAGCCACCGGAATCGGTCAGCATCGGTCCGTCCCAGCCCATGAACCGATGCAGGCCGCCGGCGTCGGCAACGATCGCTTCCCCAGGCTGGAGATGCAGGTGATAGGTGTTGGACAGCACCATTTGAGCGCCGGTCTCTGCCAATTGAGAGGTGGTCACCCCTTTCACGGTGCCCAGCGTGCCCACGGGCATAAATCGTGGCGTCGTGACGGGACCGTGAGGTGTGTGGAAGCATCCACAGCGAGCAGCCGTGTGTCGGCAAGAGGCCTGAATCTCGAACTGGAACACAGGCCCTCGGGCAACGGACCAATTTACGGTGAGCCCTGTTGGTGCATGGGTCGAGGTCATGGCTTCAGCCCCCTTCTGGCTGCGCGATTTCGTGGGTGCCTGGATTTTTTATTCGGTGCTGCCGGCCTGGCCCTGGCCGCAGCCTCGCTTTGAGCGCATCGCCCGCTTTGCGCCCTGGATCGGCTTGGTGATTGGCGGACTGCAGGCGGGATTGTGGTGGCTTTTGTCCGCTTTGGGATGGCCTCAAGTCGCGCTCGTCCCAGTTGTTTTGGCCTTGGGGTTGTGGTTGACCGGTGGGCTCCATTTCGATGGACTGATCGATACGGCTGACGGTCTCGCTGCAGGACCGGAGCGCTGCCTAGAGGCGATGGAGGACAGCCGTGTGGGTGCTAGTGGTGTGCAGTTGTCTGTCCTGGTGCTGTTGCTGCAATTTGCTGCTTTGGTGCGTTTGGGCTCCCTGGCGCCAATCGCCTTAGTGGTCACGAGCTCTTTGGCAAGGGTCTCGCCCCTTTGGGCGATGGCGCGTTTCGCTTATTTGCGCGTGAATGGAACGGCTGGGTTTCACCGTCGTCACCACCAGGGTCTTGGCGATGCTGTCCCAACCCTTGTTTTGTTGGTGGTGATGAGCCCCCTGCTTGGGCAGCTGCCGCTCTTAACGGTTCCTGTTTGTTTCCTTAGTGCACTGATTGGCGCTGAGTGGCTCGGCCGGCGTCTAGGGGGGATGACGGGAGATGGCTATGGAGCTGTTGTGATGCTCAGCGAGACCTCTAGTTTGTTTTTCATCGCCCTGTTGGCGCCTTTGCTGGGCTCGGGGGGAGGCTGAGAAGGAAGGCATTGCCGCGGCTTGGCAGGCTCGGGTCGAGCTGGTTCGGTGTGGTGTGTAAAACCAGTGATCCACCCCGTTCTTCGGCGAGATGTCGGGCGAGTGCGAGGCCTAGTCCGGATCCGGATTGATCCCTGCCGCTGCTGCCCCGTTCTCCTTTGCGGAAGATCAGCTCTTGTTCTTGATCCGGGATGGGAGGTCCCCCGTCCCAGATCAAGATGCCGCGTTCCAGCAGGCTGAGTCCGAGTGGACAGCCTGTAGGGCTGTATCGAAAGGCATTTTCCAGCAGATTGGCCACGATCTCTGAGATCACGGCATCGTTATCTGGCCGAATTTCTTGTGTCCAGGCAGGCCAGTTGGCTGGTGTTTGCCAGACGCGGTTCTGGAGGGCTGCGGTTGCGGCAGCCCGTTCAATCAGGGGTTGGAGGAGGCGTTCGATCGTGAGCCCTGGGCCCTTCGTTTGCACCTGAGGAAGTAGCAGTGGGGCGGGGGCCTCGGGGCGATGCGGCAGGTTTGCTTGACCGATCAGGTCCAGGGATGTGATGTAGCGGTCGAGCTGGGCCTGCTCTTGAAGGAGTCCCGTTACCAGTGGGCGTTGGAGATGCTCGGGCCCCAAGCGACGGAGCAGAAGCTGGGCATAGGTGCGCAAGGCTGCCAGTGGGTTGCGCAGCTGATGCACCACAAGATTCAGCTGTTGGCGTTGCTGATGGAGCTCCTCCCGTAGGCGACTGCGTTCGAGTTCCAGGCCAAGGCTGTAAGCCAAGGCTGAGGCGCTGGCTTGCAGGCGGCGATCGAGTTGGTCGGACCATTCCGTCTCGCGCTGCTGCTCTGCCCTGATGACTCCCAGCAAGAGGTCGTCATGACGAAGGGGAAACCAGTGACGCTCTGGCGCTGGAATGCGCAGGATGGGGTCGTCGGCAATCTCTGGTAGGCGGCCACCATCGGGAGGCCATTGATCCAGCATCGTGAAGCTGGGCGCATCTCCTTCACTGCTTTGCGCGATGTAGACAACGAGCTTGTCCAAAGCCTCGTCGCCAGAAAAACTCTGCAGTTGTTGCTGGACCAGGGTGAGGAACCGGTTGGACAGCTGCATTCGTGAAGTTGTGTGCCTGGATACAGCCGGGGAGGCAACTCAAGACCTGACCGTCTTGCCAATTCTGGGAAAAGTCTTAAGATCAGATGATCGACCGACGGCGCTCTTCATTGCGGTGCCGGTTTCCTGTCGATTCTGCTCGGGTTGCACTTTCGTTGCTACCAAGGTTACAGCAGAGGTTGATGTGTCTCCTGTTGTCATCGGTTTTATGCCGTTGAAAGCGATGGTGTTTGTCGGTTTGTCTCGCAGCTTTGGTTGCGCGATCGACCCCCCGATTCGCTGACGTCACGATGCTCTTTTGAGTGTCTCACTTGATCGAATGCCGTCTCAAAACGGTGCCGGTCTTTCTTGACACCCCCCTCTCACTCCCTCAACAGGGATTTTTGCCCAATGTCCAAAAAACGGAAGAGGATTAGTCGTCGTCGCCTCGCTGGCCAGCGTGTGCTCGCACACGTGCCGACTCACCATCTCGAAACTGGTGAACACAAGCCTGTGACAGCGGCTCGTCGCTACATCGCTGAGGGCGTGCTTATGCCCCCGGCCCTAGTCAACGTTCGCCGGAACGAACACACCACAGATCGATTCTTCTGGGGTGAAAAAGGACTTTTCAGTGCTCAGTACGCTGAGGAAAATCATTTCCTGTTCCCTTCCCTCCGTTCCATCGTTGATCACGTTGGTGAAGAGGTCATTTTTGAAGGCCTAGATCTGGCGTCTGACGATTGGGAGGAAATGGAAGAGTACGAATACGCCTTCGTCTGATTCCCTTTCATTTCAACTCTTGATCGCAAAGCCCTTAAGCGTTCTGAGCTGTTTGATCCAGCCAGCGCTTGAGGGCTTTTTTCATCTCAGCCTGAGCCTCAACGGGGATGGCATGCCCATTCTCAAAACTAAACAGATCACAGACTTGCTTGCTGGGCGACAGCTCGTTTTTTAGCGCTAAGGCTGCGGAATGCGGCACAACATCGTCATGCCGTCCATGCAGAAGAAGCACAGGAGGGCGAATCACAGGAGTTTGCCAGTGGGGATGGGGATAGGCACTGCATGCGATTAATCCGGCGAGCGGTAAGTCACAGCCCGCGGCCATGGCCATCGCGCCTCCTTGAGAAAAGCCCAACAGCACGGTTGCTTCCAGTGGGATCTCCGCCGAGCCCAGCTTGTTGATGCGTTCTTTTAACCCTTCAACCGCTGCTGGCACGGCGGCCCAGTCGGCTGGGAAGAGGCCGTACCACTGGCGTCCTGAGCCTTGGGTTTGCAGTTCGGGAGCTTGAAGGGCCACCAGTTCGAGGGGTGTCGCGATCGCCTCGGCGAGCGCTTGTCCCAGGGGCATCAGGTCGCCGGCATCGGCGCCCCAGCCATGAAGAAGAACCAGGCGTGCCCGAGCCGGTCCTGAGGGTTGGCAGAGTAGATCGGCGGCCATGGCATCAAGTGCGCGGTTGCTGCGTAGGTTGGCTCAAGCCCAGTCTTTCGTCCTGCTGTCATGGCTCCAACTGCCTTGCTGAGCGTGTCTAATAAGCACGGGGTGGTGCCCCTGGCTGAGGCTCTCCATCGGCTCCATGGCTATCAGCTGCTGTCCAGTGGTGGAACAGCCAAAGTCCTTGAAGAGGCTGGATTGCCTGTCACACGCGTGGCTGACCACACCGGTGCTCCTGAGATTCTTGGCGGTCGCGTTAAAACACTCCACCCTCGAATTCATGGCGGAATCTTGGCGCGAAGAGGAGATCCGGTCCATGAGGCCGATCTCCTCGAACAGAAGATCG
This portion of the Synechococcus sp. ROS8604 genome encodes:
- a CDS encoding glycoside hydrolase family 15 protein: MSIPKSTASENLDPVAWKATVLSHPTPQEQHELRLEKLKSLDLAIEAVVLERQHPVSGLLPASTANTVHGNYGDAWVRDCVYSIQCVWGLAIAHRRLHGGSSQRSWELEQRVLGLMRGLLNSMMRQASKVERFKYSLDPLDALHAKYNSANGDQVVADDGWGHLQLDATSLFLLQLAQLSRGGLAVIRNRHEVAFIQNLVYYVARAYRVPDYGIWERGDKGNQGLPERNASSIGMAKAALEALDGVDLFSSHGDGSVQVLVPQGAVVRLRRALQGLLPRESASKEVDSACLSIIGYPAWAVEEHELVERTVQRIRRELGGPYGYKRFRRDGHQTVVEDVSRLHYERAELVNFEGVESEWPLFLAYEQLTACCEERWTDAHYWQERLKILQVERHGQQLYPELYLVPDSAVELERRAPGSQQRLANENVPLLWTQSLAWLGDMLMAGLIEPGDLDPCGRRFPAEIGAEQVLVALAPTNSSLAAELKARGLPVSDPQACPIQVVPSSNLNDRLGAVGADEALRLSGQPMLRADTSDTARLYRQGDEQLAVLPAVLEEDTFFVSHDPRQLMETVINELHLLQRHWRGEGSPLLLIPVEANLLENNPELLVDLTTRLQSGRIEDVPVCFSDLETLSLSAQWVTLPTTTAKSNAQQRSNAARYLQDSTDFSDLTAAQEQELDDIPLAQLRNRLWSSHSLREQAEVLELLKRQLGPRAILSGPQGTPIELVTLLEEIYHRGLSQGDWNVARRCAGAMGQVHPQLEDAVIDLLSRQKQVVVGRNYTSDSRLSAPASSPAIAALIERTCGNDGRERMLQQELLVALDGLARREPEKLKGTLTLQLGQLLLLLTSELAAERQLSQDEAFEALCSEAPHAISLRLQALLNDVDHARAALQRRELLHLRGHVQWTVPEPLEERPSGSDWLQHRMRLGSLQQVPKEFYAGIWSLLHHCRGLVIGDKLERRNRLTSALVLEKTPGERNFAIQVEHLLSRIEAAEYRQLCTESLLSLMAFAMTNPDMRFEDDIALDVVIGHAVRVGWQSTHPDQDIGSYNQHKAAAWSQFYQASPARCRRWLIEAMRELTEQEGIL
- a CDS encoding WecB/TagA/CpsF family glycosyltransferase translates to MDITSIGPRDQRRFQVLGVPVDACRDVTAAAIGVHADGGGQLVTLNAEMTMAARANPRLGAVIADADLVVPDGAGVVWALRLQGVRVRRSPGIELAWDLLAYAEAHGWSVALVGAAPQVMERLCDRLVVERPELRLVLAQHGYLSEEKWPQLEANLCKLNPDLVLVALGVPRQEVWTQRLKATQTGIWMGVGGSFDVWAGLKERAPRWASHFQVEWLYRLLQEPSRWRRYLALPQFVWAVLVSGSRRKPAKQKQATGRTRE
- a CDS encoding photosystem II reaction center protein K; this encodes MAAYTLDLLAQLPEAYQAFGPLIDILPIIPLFFLLLAFVWQASVGFR
- a CDS encoding alpha/beta hydrolase, which encodes MAADLLCQPSGPARARLVLLHGWGADAGDLMPLGQALAEAIATPLELVALQAPELQTQGSGRQWYGLFPADWAAVPAAVEGLKERINKLGSAEIPLEATVLLGFSQGGAMAMAAGCDLPLAGLIACSAYPHPHWQTPVIRPPVLLLHGRHDDVVPHSAALALKNELSPSKQVCDLFSFENGHAIPVEAQAEMKKALKRWLDQTAQNA
- a CDS encoding adenosylcobinamide-GDP ribazoletransferase, producing the protein MASAPFWLRDFVGAWIFYSVLPAWPWPQPRFERIARFAPWIGLVIGGLQAGLWWLLSALGWPQVALVPVVLALGLWLTGGLHFDGLIDTADGLAAGPERCLEAMEDSRVGASGVQLSVLVLLLQFAALVRLGSLAPIALVVTSSLARVSPLWAMARFAYLRVNGTAGFHRRHHQGLGDAVPTLVLLVVMSPLLGQLPLLTVPVCFLSALIGAEWLGRRLGGMTGDGYGAVVMLSETSSLFFIALLAPLLGSGGG
- a CDS encoding sensor histidine kinase KdpD, translated to MQLSNRFLTLVQQQLQSFSGDEALDKLVVYIAQSSEGDAPSFTMLDQWPPDGGRLPEIADDPILRIPAPERHWFPLRHDDLLLGVIRAEQQRETEWSDQLDRRLQASASALAYSLGLELERSRLREELHQQRQQLNLVVHQLRNPLAALRTYAQLLLRRLGPEHLQRPLVTGLLQEQAQLDRYITSLDLIGQANLPHRPEAPAPLLLPQVQTKGPGLTIERLLQPLIERAAATAALQNRVWQTPANWPAWTQEIRPDNDAVISEIVANLLENAFRYSPTGCPLGLSLLERGILIWDGGPPIPDQEQELIFRKGERGSSGRDQSGSGLGLALARHLAEERGGSLVLHTTPNQLDPSLPSRGNAFLLSLPPSPAKAPTGR
- a CDS encoding DUF3155 domain-containing protein, with product MSKKRKRISRRRLAGQRVLAHVPTHHLETGEHKPVTAARRYIAEGVLMPPALVNVRRNEHTTDRFFWGEKGLFSAQYAEENHFLFPSLRSIVDHVGEEVIFEGLDLASDDWEEMEEYEYAFV
- the tgt gene encoding tRNA guanosine(34) transglycosylase Tgt; this translates as MFQFEIQASCRHTAARCGCFHTPHGPVTTPRFMPVGTLGTVKGVTTSQLAETGAQMVLSNTYHLHLQPGEAIVADAGGLHRFMGWDGPMLTDSGGFQVFSLGDLNRIDDEGVDFRNPRNGSRILLTPERSMQIQMRLGADVAMAFDQCPPYPASENDVAEACRRTHAWLGRCADAHQRDDQALFGIVQGGCFPHLRDLSARTVADFNLPGIAIGGVSVGEPVEEMHQIVRQVTPLLPADRPRYLMGIGTLREMAVAVANGIDLFDCVLPTRLGRHGTALVGGERWNLRNARFRHDHTPLDASCPCTACRHHTRAYLNHLIRSEELLGLTLLSLHNLTHLIRFTTAMGQAIRDGCFSEDFAPWEPSSRAHHTW